Within Aspergillus oryzae RIB40 DNA, chromosome 2, the genomic segment GGGAGTAAGGTATTGTCCCAGATTAGTGGCGATCATCCCGGGGTGAACACTGGTCGCGTGCAGTCCGCGAGAGCCATATCGACGGTCGAGTTCATTTGCCATGTAAATAACCGCTGTCTTAGACTGAGAATATGCTGTCCATGGTTCGTATCCACCTTTCTGGAAGTTATAGTTATCCGACGCGTTGATACCGTGATGTCGGTGTGAATCGGAAGATACGTTAACGACGCGAGACTGAAACTCAGGAGTGGAGGCGGCAAGCATGGCAGGCTTGAGTAGGTTGAAGAGCaggaaatgggaaagatGGTTTGTTGCGAACTGCAGCTCATAGCCATCCATTGACAGGCGGAGTTCCGGCAAAGCCATGATCCCGGCGTTGTTGATCAGGAGGCTTACTTTGTCGGTTTTGGAAAGGATGGTCTTCGCGGCGTTACGCACACTTTCAAGGGAGGACTGGTCCATGTGGATAAGTTCCATCTGCTCTGGCTTGAAGATGTCGTCCAGAGCGGTTTTCGCTTTGTTCAAATCCCGGGCTGTGAGATAGAGAAATGCGCCGGTTGCTGCGATGGCTCGGACTGTTTCAAGGCCGATGCCGGATGAGACACCGGT encodes:
- a CDS encoding uncharacterized protein (dehydrogenases with different specificities (related to short-chain alcohol dehydrogenases)), translated to MSRYAEAHANPQGPGDARPTALQIVKDTEMEGKLAGKSAVITGVSSGIGLETVRAIAATGAFLYLTARDLNKAKTALDDIFKPEQMELIHMDQSSLESVRNAAKTILSKTDKVSLLINNAGIMALPELRLSMDGYELQFATNHLSHFLLFNLLKPAMLAASTPEFQSRVVNVSSDSHRHHGINASDNYNFQKGGYEPWTAYSQSKTAVIYMANELDRRYGSRGLHATSVHPGMIATNLGQYLTPEQIEQLLQNTRWNSLWKSFEQGAATTVWAAVGREWEGNGGKFLAGCAEAVRGPEGTEDYVGTFVNHTYKPEDEARLWKDSLEMVGLSDDK